One Solibacillus isronensis DNA segment encodes these proteins:
- a CDS encoding polysaccharide pyruvyl transferase family protein, which produces MKKVLYIGWIGFNNLGDELLWHIFRDTCTKYLDKDKIIVKPSMPGTDLKNLDEFDTVVLGGGSLLLPGYLEILQNAIHKEKSVLIWGSGLDWIEESNLNLLINDQLASLEQNFKQKDIDVLEEVLEHALFVGVRGPLTKKAIEIMVGKEKSEKVKIIGDPALLLQNKDALKPHVQEKIIGINWGTTFNRLYGANESSVEDQLVAAVKRLIDKGYKILIYTMWSDDISPCERLYNKIGDTENVQLDKNLYTEQQMINKLSTCTATINFKLHANLLSMAAGIPAIPLGYRFKVFDFAALLGLLDLVVSTSSKQLTDELMDRIVMIEKNELMPVKQYNTTQQTCTPLLESPFTNYYF; this is translated from the coding sequence ATGAAAAAGGTTTTATATATAGGCTGGATCGGGTTTAATAATTTGGGTGATGAACTGTTATGGCATATTTTCAGAGATACATGCACCAAATACTTGGATAAAGATAAAATCATTGTTAAGCCATCAATGCCTGGAACTGATTTAAAAAACCTCGACGAATTTGATACGGTTGTATTAGGCGGAGGCTCATTATTATTGCCGGGCTACCTTGAAATTCTTCAAAATGCTATTCATAAAGAAAAATCAGTACTCATATGGGGATCCGGGTTAGATTGGATTGAAGAATCAAATCTAAATTTATTGATAAATGATCAACTGGCTTCATTAGAACAAAACTTTAAACAAAAAGATATTGATGTACTGGAAGAAGTTTTGGAGCATGCGCTTTTTGTAGGTGTTCGAGGTCCTCTAACAAAAAAAGCGATCGAAATTATGGTGGGCAAAGAAAAATCCGAAAAGGTTAAAATAATTGGCGATCCTGCTTTACTATTACAAAATAAAGACGCATTGAAGCCTCATGTACAAGAAAAAATTATCGGAATCAATTGGGGAACAACATTTAATCGCTTATATGGAGCAAATGAAAGTTCAGTAGAAGACCAATTAGTCGCAGCAGTGAAAAGACTAATTGACAAGGGTTATAAAATACTGATATACACGATGTGGTCAGACGATATATCCCCTTGCGAAAGACTTTATAATAAAATCGGCGACACAGAAAATGTACAGTTAGACAAAAACCTTTATACCGAACAGCAAATGATTAATAAATTATCGACGTGTACTGCAACGATAAACTTTAAACTCCATGCCAATTTACTATCTATGGCTGCAGGTATACCAGCGATTCCACTAGGCTATCGCTTCAAAGTTTTTGATTTCGCAGCACTGCTTGGATTACTGGATTTAGTCGTTTCCACAAGTTCGAAGCAATTAACGGATGAACTAATGGATCGTATCGTGATGATTGAGAAAAATGAATTAATGCCAGTTAAGCAATACAATACTACCCAACAAACATGCACCCCACTTTTAGAATCACCTTTCACAAATTATTACTTTTAA
- a CDS encoding glycosyltransferase family 2 protein, which produces MKERQEGLVSVVIPCYNAAQFIVNCLDGLQSQKYNKMEVILINDASTDNTSKIVEDWLENTKPSFSVIVCNLPVNTGFAGALTIGYFMSSGEYITVNDADDISHPLRFEKQVDFLLNNPDYDLVGSNYQVFYDENLEVLGKTADWLKYGESIRKCYEAGGHCVCHGTILFRGKVFDLLGGPTRRIVGAEDYEFIVKFLNAKLKIENLKDILYYYRKHDQQRSKTFYGGEKSG; this is translated from the coding sequence ATGAAGGAAAGACAAGAAGGATTAGTAAGTGTAGTTATTCCATGCTATAATGCCGCGCAATTTATAGTAAATTGCCTAGACGGTCTTCAGTCGCAAAAATACAATAAAATGGAAGTCATTCTTATAAATGATGCGTCAACTGACAATACATCCAAAATAGTTGAAGACTGGCTGGAAAATACAAAACCTTCTTTTTCGGTTATTGTATGTAATCTACCTGTAAATACAGGCTTTGCCGGGGCCCTAACAATCGGCTATTTTATGAGTTCCGGCGAGTATATTACAGTTAATGATGCAGATGATATTTCGCACCCTCTGCGTTTTGAAAAACAAGTAGATTTTTTGTTAAACAATCCAGATTACGATTTAGTCGGATCAAATTACCAAGTATTTTATGATGAAAACTTGGAAGTGCTCGGTAAAACGGCCGACTGGTTGAAGTATGGTGAGTCTATACGGAAATGTTACGAAGCAGGAGGTCACTGTGTGTGTCACGGAACAATTTTATTTCGCGGAAAAGTATTTGATTTGCTTGGTGGCCCGACTCGAAGAATCGTCGGAGCAGAAGATTATGAATTCATCGTTAAATTTTTAAATGCAAAATTAAAAATAGAGAATCTGAAAGACATTTTATATTACTACCGGAAACATGATCAACAACGTTCCAAAACTTTTTATGGAGGTGAAAAGAGTGGCTGA
- a CDS encoding malate synthase — protein MNLINKKVTHKHFGMGSIVKQNESSIEIHFASESKKFVFPDVFGKHLVLHDKDDVQTLEKIIQKKELERREEEWQKEEKLKLQRKNQEIRLIHEKHMKNFKLHPESQLVFWCDTEEQQTAFSDWKVFSGLTKSGVNKGKPVKPIRLHLNSAVLLTAVDENSPEKDRRILGVYMVEENFIGKLSEDGYIPAHSKYRIKLTEQEAEQMLFWNYYVNEKFTHKMTWNTGKHRYFDNVWMAQILRDIISLKTDPQEKELAQQFFTHFCKMNEITASELPQPNGALKRI, from the coding sequence ATGAATCTAATCAATAAAAAAGTTACACATAAGCATTTCGGAATGGGTAGTATCGTTAAACAGAATGAATCAAGTATTGAAATACATTTCGCATCGGAAAGTAAAAAATTCGTTTTCCCTGATGTATTTGGAAAGCACTTAGTACTTCACGATAAAGATGATGTTCAAACACTAGAAAAAATCATTCAGAAAAAAGAACTTGAACGAAGAGAAGAAGAATGGCAAAAAGAAGAGAAATTAAAACTCCAGCGTAAAAACCAGGAAATTCGTTTAATACATGAAAAACATATGAAAAACTTCAAACTTCACCCAGAGTCACAATTAGTTTTTTGGTGTGACACTGAAGAACAGCAAACAGCATTTTCAGATTGGAAGGTTTTTTCGGGATTAACGAAAAGCGGTGTAAATAAAGGGAAGCCTGTAAAGCCTATTCGCCTGCACCTAAACAGTGCTGTCTTGTTAACGGCTGTAGATGAAAATTCGCCTGAAAAAGATCGACGCATTTTAGGTGTGTATATGGTAGAAGAGAATTTTATCGGGAAATTGAGTGAAGATGGATATATTCCAGCACATTCAAAATACAGAATTAAGCTGACAGAACAGGAAGCAGAGCAAATGCTGTTCTGGAACTATTATGTAAACGAAAAGTTCACTCACAAAATGACATGGAATACAGGTAAACATCGTTACTTTGACAATGTATGGATGGCTCAAATTTTACGTGATATTATCTCCTTGAAAACGGACCCTCAGGAAAAAGAGCTGGCTCAGCAATTCTTTACACATTTCTGTAAAATGAATGAAATAACAGCGTCAGAATTACCACAGCCTAATGGTGCCTTGAAGCGTATATAA
- a CDS encoding DUF2642 domain-containing protein: MWQLRNILGTLKGSSLTVATEYGKVTGTLLEVNFDYITLSSNSNFLYIPLTNIKNIAY; the protein is encoded by the coding sequence ATGTGGCAATTACGTAATATTCTCGGAACTTTAAAAGGATCGAGTCTCACAGTTGCAACGGAATATGGAAAAGTCACGGGTACGTTATTAGAAGTAAACTTTGACTATATAACACTTTCTTCAAACTCAAACTTTCTGTATATTCCATTAACGAACATTAAAAATATAGCTTACTAA
- the nadX gene encoding aspartate dehydrogenase, with protein MKIGLIGAGAIAHFLLEEINEKRQENLRITSVFVRDREKHHLLESNYGVKVYTEIDAFLDSEIDIVVEAANIEAVHTLLPSAIRKKDVVLISIGALVDEELLAELNTLANEFNRRLYLPSGAIGGLDLLQNAHVLGTVTSVALTTRKPASSLIEETIEKEKVIFEGSATEAIRRYPKNMNVSIVLALAGIGFDETSVTLVADPKIDKNIHQIEMTGDFGEATFTIKNNPLPANPKTSYLAAMSILGTLKRINRKLLTG; from the coding sequence ATGAAAATCGGTTTAATCGGCGCGGGTGCAATTGCTCATTTCCTGTTGGAAGAAATAAATGAAAAGAGGCAAGAAAACTTGCGTATTACAAGTGTTTTTGTAAGGGACAGGGAAAAGCATCATTTACTTGAATCCAATTATGGAGTAAAGGTGTACACGGAAATAGATGCATTTTTAGATTCAGAAATTGATATAGTTGTGGAGGCCGCAAATATTGAAGCGGTTCATACATTGCTACCTTCAGCAATCAGGAAAAAGGATGTTGTCTTAATTAGTATTGGTGCATTAGTGGATGAGGAGCTGTTGGCAGAGCTGAACACCTTAGCGAATGAATTCAACCGAAGACTTTACTTGCCATCAGGTGCAATTGGAGGGTTGGATTTACTCCAAAACGCCCATGTGCTTGGTACAGTTACATCCGTTGCGCTAACAACACGCAAGCCGGCGAGCTCATTAATTGAGGAAACAATCGAGAAAGAGAAAGTGATATTTGAAGGGAGTGCGACGGAAGCGATCCGACGTTACCCTAAAAATATGAATGTATCAATTGTGCTTGCGCTGGCTGGAATTGGATTTGACGAAACGAGTGTAACTTTAGTGGCAGACCCGAAAATTGATAAAAATATTCACCAAATTGAAATGACAGGGGATTTTGGGGAAGCAACATTTACAATTAAGAATAATCCTCTTCCTGCAAATCCTAAAACGAGTTATTTAGCAGCAATGAGTATTTTAGGAACACTAAAAAGGATAAACAGGAAACTGCTTACCGGTTAA
- a CDS encoding tRNA dihydrouridine synthase, whose translation MKENFWQELPKPFFVLAPMEDVTDLVFRHVVAEAGRPDVFFTEFTNSESYCHPEGIKSVRGRLTFTEDEQPIVAHIWGDNPENFRKMSIGMAELGFKGIDINMGCPVPNVAGRGKGSGLILRPDVAAELIEAAKAGGLPVSVKTRLGYKEIDEWKEWLTHILKQDIANLSIHLRTRKEMSAVDAHWELIPEIKALRDEIAPNTLLTINGDIPDRQVGLELAEKYEIDGVMIGRGIFKNPFAFEKEPKEHSPEEYLDLLKLQLDLQDKYAEELPRSMSGLHRFFKIYVKGFRGAGELRNQLMNTKSTDEVRSLLNSFGLNKEE comes from the coding sequence ATGAAAGAGAATTTTTGGCAGGAGTTACCGAAACCATTTTTTGTACTCGCGCCGATGGAAGATGTAACAGATTTAGTATTTCGCCATGTAGTGGCTGAAGCAGGAAGACCGGATGTATTTTTCACGGAGTTTACTAACTCGGAAAGTTACTGTCATCCTGAAGGAATAAAAAGTGTACGCGGTCGTTTAACATTTACAGAAGACGAACAGCCGATTGTTGCACATATATGGGGAGACAATCCCGAGAATTTCCGCAAGATGAGCATTGGTATGGCGGAATTGGGCTTCAAAGGAATCGATATTAATATGGGTTGCCCTGTACCGAATGTTGCGGGGCGAGGAAAAGGCAGCGGTCTGATTTTACGTCCGGATGTAGCAGCAGAGTTAATCGAAGCTGCTAAAGCAGGTGGTTTGCCTGTCAGCGTGAAAACACGACTTGGTTATAAAGAAATCGATGAGTGGAAAGAGTGGCTTACCCACATTTTAAAACAGGATATTGCAAATCTTTCCATTCATTTACGTACACGAAAAGAAATGAGTGCTGTTGATGCACATTGGGAGCTTATTCCTGAAATTAAAGCATTGCGTGATGAAATCGCTCCAAATACACTGTTAACAATTAACGGTGATATTCCGGACCGTCAAGTTGGTTTAGAACTTGCAGAAAAGTACGAAATTGACGGAGTAATGATTGGACGCGGTATTTTCAAAAATCCTTTCGCTTTTGAAAAGGAACCAAAGGAGCATAGTCCTGAGGAGTATCTTGACCTTCTGAAACTACAGCTTGATCTGCAGGACAAGTATGCCGAAGAACTTCCTCGTTCAATGTCGGGACTTCACCGCTTTTTCAAAATTTATGTAAAAGGATTCCGAGGTGCCGGCGAACTGAGAAACCAGTTGATGAATACAAAATCTACGGATGAAGTACGTTCATTGCTTAATAGCTTTGGGTTAAATAAAGAAGAATAA
- a CDS encoding YtoQ family protein: MELTVYLAGQIHDDWRGEVAQKAKEKNLPLHFVAPQTDHDCSDNIGEEILGIQPSAYYKDNAASDINNFRTQVLMQKADIVIALFGEKYKQWNTAMDVSTAIAMNKPTIIIRPESLIHPLKELSNKANVTVETVEQAIDVIRYIFD, from the coding sequence ATGGAACTGACAGTTTATTTAGCAGGACAAATTCATGATGATTGGCGGGGAGAAGTTGCACAAAAGGCGAAGGAAAAAAATCTTCCTTTACACTTTGTAGCACCACAGACAGACCACGATTGTTCAGACAATATTGGCGAGGAGATTTTAGGCATACAGCCTTCTGCATATTATAAGGACAATGCTGCTTCTGATATTAATAATTTCCGGACACAGGTATTAATGCAGAAAGCAGATATCGTCATTGCATTATTCGGTGAAAAGTATAAACAATGGAATACCGCAATGGATGTAAGTACAGCGATTGCGATGAATAAACCGACGATCATTATTCGTCCTGAGTCATTAATTCATCCTTTAAAAGAGCTATCTAATAAAGCAAATGTAACAGTGGAAACTGTTGAACAGGCCATTGATGTAATCCGTTATATATTTGATTAA
- a CDS encoding HAAS signaling domain-containing protein, producing MRIIDVYIQEVTRRLPEKMRTDIALELRSTIEDMLPEQYSEDDAKQVINQLGNPAVLASGYKDEPMHLIGPRYFDVYVSLLKMIVPIAVIITLITVITKYIVSYNGEEAILMSVLSIFGESIWSIFNAAIQVFFWATLTFAIIERVDKDKEQQPLTASMQKWTADDLKNVPYIPKKRAISMFEVFGSLLWTAIWATLYFYANQLIGVYEGDGDRLQFVMIALNQEVLLQYLPLVILIIGLEISFALYKLLKQQWTKGMAIWNAVIQLLSTVVFVVIVINPDIMNDHFVTYMMELFTMTWTQFSIWVVGSVIIIFIVSAVISVYDGFKRANAR from the coding sequence ATGAGGATCATTGATGTATATATTCAAGAAGTCACTCGGAGATTGCCTGAAAAAATGCGTACGGATATTGCACTGGAGTTACGTTCAACGATCGAGGACATGTTGCCGGAACAATATAGTGAGGATGATGCAAAACAGGTTATTAATCAGTTGGGCAATCCTGCCGTCCTGGCGAGTGGCTATAAAGATGAGCCGATGCATCTGATTGGTCCTCGTTATTTTGATGTATATGTCTCATTGCTTAAAATGATTGTCCCTATTGCCGTTATCATTACTCTGATTACGGTTATTACGAAATATATTGTTAGTTATAATGGTGAAGAAGCAATTTTAATGAGTGTGTTATCTATTTTTGGAGAAAGCATCTGGTCGATATTTAATGCTGCAATCCAAGTTTTTTTCTGGGCAACTTTAACGTTTGCGATTATTGAAAGGGTTGATAAAGATAAAGAACAGCAACCGCTAACTGCAAGCATGCAAAAATGGACAGCAGATGATTTAAAAAATGTCCCCTATATACCTAAAAAAAGAGCGATCTCAATGTTTGAGGTTTTTGGAAGTTTATTGTGGACAGCTATTTGGGCAACTCTTTATTTTTATGCCAACCAGCTTATAGGGGTATACGAAGGTGATGGGGACCGACTCCAGTTCGTTATGATTGCGCTGAATCAAGAAGTTTTACTCCAATATTTGCCGCTAGTTATTTTAATCATTGGACTGGAGATTTCCTTTGCACTTTATAAATTACTAAAACAACAATGGACAAAAGGAATGGCAATATGGAATGCGGTTATCCAATTATTGTCCACTGTTGTGTTTGTAGTAATTGTAATAAATCCTGATATAATGAACGATCATTTTGTAACTTATATGATGGAATTATTTACGATGACGTGGACGCAATTTAGCATATGGGTGGTTGGCAGTGTTATTATCATTTTCATCGTAAGTGCTGTAATATCTGTCTATGATGGTTTTAAAAGAGCGAATGCACGTTAA
- a CDS encoding glycosyltransferase: MADERILIVVDALYIGGTETHVLGLAKELVKNNIFVAIAANKTGSLVDAFEALNCPIYSIEFPKSISLEKDHEIILVKEVEKIIETENITHVHIHQTPSGYLAGKAAENRNIPTVITIHGTYYPNHEIQELLKLSDAVICVSPPLCNYIKTFDIENPYLIPNGINLEDYPRNSAVKDVRSELKIPEDAPVLLYASRITWAKAQVCSIFLRACKDLKLNTIPNLHVIIVGDGNKLSEIKSLARMIEEMCDEAFIHIVGEQKNMHPYYSAADCVVGTGRVALEAMASEKQVVAVGNHGYFGIVDINNFEDAWSHYFGDHGSKAACSRHLLRDDLKKILMDQNHLKLNGITARKIAEELFNINNVVKETLKVYSETIKGGMEK; the protein is encoded by the coding sequence GTGGCTGACGAAAGGATTTTAATAGTAGTAGATGCTTTATATATCGGGGGAACCGAAACTCATGTATTAGGGTTGGCAAAAGAACTGGTTAAAAATAATATTTTTGTGGCGATTGCAGCAAATAAAACCGGTAGTTTAGTTGATGCATTCGAAGCATTAAATTGCCCTATTTATTCAATCGAATTTCCAAAATCAATCTCTTTGGAAAAAGATCATGAAATTATATTAGTAAAAGAAGTTGAGAAAATTATCGAGACCGAAAATATTACCCATGTTCATATTCATCAGACCCCTTCCGGATATTTAGCTGGTAAAGCGGCCGAAAACAGAAATATCCCTACCGTCATCACAATACACGGAACGTATTATCCTAACCATGAAATACAAGAACTCCTTAAATTATCCGATGCAGTCATCTGTGTGAGCCCTCCTTTATGCAATTATATAAAAACATTTGATATAGAAAACCCTTATTTAATACCAAACGGAATCAATTTAGAGGATTATCCAAGAAATTCCGCTGTAAAAGATGTTAGAAGTGAATTGAAAATACCTGAAGATGCTCCAGTTCTTCTCTATGCCAGCAGAATCACATGGGCAAAAGCACAAGTTTGTTCTATTTTTTTAAGAGCTTGCAAAGATCTCAAATTAAATACTATCCCTAATCTTCATGTCATTATAGTGGGTGACGGCAATAAATTGAGCGAGATAAAATCATTAGCTCGAATGATTGAAGAAATGTGTGATGAGGCTTTTATCCATATAGTAGGAGAGCAAAAAAATATGCACCCCTATTACTCAGCAGCAGATTGTGTTGTAGGCACAGGCCGTGTAGCTTTAGAGGCTATGGCTTCTGAAAAACAAGTTGTTGCAGTCGGCAACCACGGGTATTTTGGGATTGTGGATATAAACAATTTCGAAGATGCCTGGAGTCATTATTTTGGAGACCACGGATCAAAAGCAGCTTGCAGCAGACATTTATTACGGGATGATTTGAAGAAAATTCTGATGGATCAAAATCACCTTAAACTAAACGGGATTACAGCAAGAAAAATAGCCGAGGAACTGTTTAACATTAATAATGTAGTAAAAGAAACATTGAAAGTTTATTCCGAGACAATAAAAGGTGGGATGGAAAAATGA
- the hpaB gene encoding 4-hydroxyphenylacetate 3-monooxygenase, oxygenase component translates to MGAINGESYINRLNSLNNEIWLDGEKVEGLLSEHPVFKGLIQTKASLYDLQHDPKIIDEMTFESPLSGKRVGLSYLMPKTKEDLIKRRKMMEHWAKHTHGILGRSPDYLNSVLMGFTSSAALLEGQENCYPDNLRAFFELVRENDLSITHTFITPQVNRSQSYIENTNEPISAKVIAETEDGLIIKGARLLATQGGLTDEVFVFNVGKLVFGEDETFSFAVPSNTKGLKFICRDSFIGGESAFDHPLSSKYEEMDSIVVFDNVLVPWERVFFYNNVEVAEKFIIQSAFHHFAKHQVLIRQIAKTEFILGIAELLIETIKVYEYQHIHEKMSEIIVGLETMKALLDKAENDAVLDEFGYLRPAIFPLKVAGYTFSKIYPRLTEIIQLIGASGIITLPTEKAFHSPIRGDLDQYLQAATKPAEERVKIFRLAWDLTMSSFGTRQTQYERFFFGDTVRLASELYFTYPKKEFVEAIYTFLNRKN, encoded by the coding sequence ATGGGTGCAATTAATGGTGAAAGCTATATTAACCGATTAAATTCGTTAAATAATGAAATATGGCTGGATGGAGAAAAAGTGGAAGGGCTGTTATCAGAACATCCTGTATTTAAAGGGCTTATTCAGACGAAAGCTTCCCTCTATGATTTACAGCATGATCCTAAAATAATAGATGAAATGACTTTCGAATCCCCCCTTTCAGGAAAACGTGTCGGCCTTTCTTATTTGATGCCTAAAACGAAAGAGGATTTAATTAAAAGGCGAAAAATGATGGAGCATTGGGCTAAACATACACATGGAATTCTAGGAAGAAGTCCCGACTATTTGAATTCCGTTTTAATGGGTTTCACCTCATCTGCAGCACTGCTTGAGGGTCAAGAAAACTGTTACCCAGACAACCTCCGCGCATTTTTTGAATTGGTGAGAGAAAATGATCTATCGATTACACATACATTTATTACGCCTCAAGTTAATCGTTCTCAAAGTTATATTGAAAATACAAATGAACCTATCTCTGCAAAGGTTATCGCGGAGACTGAAGATGGCCTCATTATAAAGGGTGCACGTTTATTAGCAACACAAGGGGGTTTAACCGATGAGGTGTTTGTATTTAATGTCGGTAAGCTTGTATTCGGCGAAGATGAAACTTTTTCGTTTGCGGTCCCATCAAATACGAAAGGATTAAAATTTATTTGCAGAGATTCCTTTATAGGCGGAGAGTCTGCATTTGATCATCCATTAAGTTCAAAATATGAAGAAATGGATTCCATCGTCGTATTTGACAATGTATTAGTACCGTGGGAACGTGTCTTTTTTTACAACAATGTCGAGGTTGCCGAAAAATTTATTATTCAAAGTGCTTTTCACCATTTTGCCAAGCATCAAGTTTTAATAAGGCAGATTGCGAAAACGGAGTTTATTTTAGGTATAGCTGAACTCCTCATCGAGACGATCAAAGTTTATGAATATCAGCATATCCATGAAAAGATGTCTGAAATTATTGTGGGGCTGGAAACTATGAAAGCCCTGTTGGATAAAGCGGAGAATGATGCCGTACTTGATGAATTTGGCTATTTACGACCTGCAATTTTCCCTTTGAAAGTTGCCGGATATACGTTTTCAAAAATTTATCCACGTCTCACTGAAATCATTCAGCTTATTGGTGCAAGCGGAATAATTACACTACCGACAGAAAAGGCATTTCACTCCCCAATTAGAGGCGATTTAGATCAGTATCTTCAAGCAGCAACTAAACCTGCTGAAGAACGAGTGAAAATATTCCGGTTAGCTTGGGATTTAACGATGAGTTCATTTGGAACGAGGCAAACACAATATGAACGGTTCTTCTTCGGTGATACTGTTCGGTTAGCGAGCGAATTATATTTCACTTATCCTAAAAAAGAATTTGTAGAGGCAATCTATACTTTCCTCAATCGGAAAAATTAA
- a CDS encoding PadR family transcriptional regulator, with amino-acid sequence MSNLLNSLTTELRRGTLTLAVLSQLRTPQYGYSLVQLLEGAGISIDQSTLYPLLRRLEKQELVTSSWDTSESRPRKYYVLSEYGTEIFLQLKKEWIDNSKELYALLRGDEENEDH; translated from the coding sequence ATGAGTAATTTACTGAATTCCTTAACGACAGAGCTTAGAAGAGGGACATTAACTTTAGCCGTTTTAAGTCAATTAAGAACTCCGCAGTATGGCTATTCATTGGTTCAGCTATTAGAAGGTGCTGGTATTTCAATTGATCAAAGTACTCTGTATCCGTTGCTACGCCGACTAGAAAAGCAGGAACTTGTTACGAGCAGCTGGGATACTTCTGAGAGCAGACCGCGAAAATACTATGTGTTGAGCGAATATGGTACGGAAATATTTCTGCAACTAAAAAAGGAATGGATCGATAATTCTAAGGAACTATATGCTTTATTAAGAGGGGATGAAGAAAATGAGGATCATTGA
- a CDS encoding SLC13 family permease, whose amino-acid sequence MFSTTWNRLWEMHDQVKDMFTFFIKPNSSKVVSKGVTGKSGNENSGNGGGYTPRSYTTAQMIGLFLGPLLFVLTLLFFQPEGLSTEARGVLASTIWIATWWITEAIPIPATSLLPLVLFPLTNSLDMKVTASSYGDETIFLFMGGFIIALAMEKWNLHRRIAISIISMVGTNMDRIVLGFMIATGFLSMWISNTATAMMMIPIGLAIINQVADGLKNDPSIDTSPQRFAFGKALMLGIAYSASLGGIATLIGTPPNTLLAGAINKMYGIELSFAGWMLFGVPFAWIFIFVTWIYLVKIAFPSKLKTMPGGRAVIDKQKKDLGEASFEEKLVFIVFALAAFSWITRTFLLSKFVDGLTDGMIAVIFALVLFALPSANRKGERLMDWQTAVKLPWGILLLFGGGLAIASGFVGTGLSEWIGTQLMGLEGVSVIVLIFLVAALVLGLTEITSNTATASMMFPIMASLAVALGVHPYALMIAAGVAASCAFMLPVATPPNAAVFGSGYIKIKDMMKAGFALNVFGVVFITLAIYFLLPIMWDIDLNSVPEMFKVMNK is encoded by the coding sequence TTGTTTTCAACAACTTGGAATCGGTTATGGGAAATGCATGATCAAGTAAAAGACATGTTTACTTTTTTCATAAAACCAAATTCTTCAAAGGTCGTATCAAAGGGTGTTACCGGAAAGTCTGGTAACGAAAACTCAGGTAATGGTGGTGGATATACGCCTCGCAGTTATACAACAGCGCAGATGATTGGTCTATTTTTAGGTCCACTGCTTTTTGTTTTAACATTATTGTTCTTCCAGCCAGAAGGTCTCTCAACAGAAGCAAGGGGAGTATTGGCGAGTACTATTTGGATTGCGACATGGTGGATTACGGAAGCGATTCCGATTCCGGCAACATCGTTATTGCCGCTCGTATTGTTTCCATTAACGAATAGCTTGGATATGAAGGTAACAGCATCTTCTTATGGGGATGAAACGATTTTTCTGTTCATGGGAGGATTTATCATCGCTCTTGCAATGGAGAAATGGAACTTACATAGACGTATAGCAATTTCAATTATTTCGATGGTCGGTACAAATATGGACCGAATTGTTCTAGGATTTATGATTGCAACAGGATTTTTATCGATGTGGATTTCTAATACCGCTACAGCGATGATGATGATTCCAATTGGACTTGCCATCATCAACCAAGTTGCAGACGGATTAAAAAATGACCCGTCGATTGATACATCTCCACAGCGTTTTGCATTTGGTAAAGCATTGATGCTCGGAATTGCATATTCTGCCTCACTTGGTGGAATCGCCACATTAATCGGTACACCGCCAAATACATTGCTTGCTGGAGCGATTAATAAAATGTATGGCATTGAACTATCATTTGCTGGATGGATGCTGTTTGGTGTACCATTTGCATGGATTTTTATTTTTGTGACATGGATTTACCTTGTTAAAATTGCGTTCCCATCAAAATTAAAAACAATGCCTGGTGGACGTGCTGTTATTGATAAACAGAAAAAAGATCTTGGAGAAGCCTCATTTGAAGAGAAACTTGTATTCATTGTCTTTGCATTAGCTGCATTTTCTTGGATTACGCGTACATTTTTACTGAGCAAATTTGTCGACGGTTTAACAGATGGCATGATTGCAGTTATTTTTGCGCTTGTGTTATTTGCGTTGCCTTCTGCAAACCGTAAAGGAGAACGCTTAATGGATTGGCAAACAGCAGTAAAGTTACCATGGGGCATTCTGCTACTATTCGGTGGAGGGCTTGCAATTGCTTCGGGTTTTGTAGGAACGGGCTTATCTGAGTGGATTGGTACACAACTTATGGGGCTTGAAGGCGTAAGTGTTATCGTCCTGATTTTCCTTGTAGCAGCGCTTGTTCTTGGTTTAACTGAAATTACTTCAAACACTGCAACTGCTTCTATGATGTTCCCGATCATGGCATCGCTGGCTGTAGCGTTAGGAGTTCATCCATACGCATTAATGATTGCTGCTGGTGTAGCAGCATCTTGTGCATTCATGCTACCAGTAGCCACACCGCCAAATGCGGCAGTTTTCGGATCAGGGTATATTAAGATTAAGGACATGATGAAGGCTGGATTTGCACTGAATGTGTTTGGTGTAGTATTCATCACACTGGCCATTTATTTCCTGCTTCCAATTATGTGGGATATTGATCTCAATTCAGTACCGGAAATGTTTAAAGTAATGAATAAGTAA